Genomic segment of Nocardiopsis mwathae:
CGCGCGTGGGGTCGTCGACCTTGCCGAGGTCGATCTCCAGGCGGGCGATGTCCTCGCCCAGGCACACGACGTCCTCGGTCGCCATCTGCTTGATCTCGGCGAGCTCCTTGGCCTTCTGCGCCTCGCGCTTTTTCTTCACGCTGTACATGAAGAACCCGCCGCCGACGACGGCGGCGACGAGCAGGCCGAGCAGCACCATGCCGAACATGGCCCCGGCCTCGGCGGCCCCGGCCTCGCTGTCGGCCTTCTGGATGAACGCGTTGGCGGCGTCGACCTGCGTGCCCTGCTGGGTGGCGGCGTCCCTGGCCGCGTTGACCGCGCTGTCGCTGAGCACGGTGGAGTCGGCGACGAGGTCCCTGCCGTCCATCAGGAGGTAGGTGCCGTCGCCGACCTCCTGCTGCACCTGGCCCATGTACCCCCCGGCCTCGGTACGGGAGTTGACCGTCCCGTCCTCAAGGACGACCACGTAGACCGGGGTCTCGGCGTTCTCCGCCTGCTGGCTGATGAGCTCCGACTCGGTGTCGGAGATGGTGTCGGTGGCTGGGTCGACGTAGATGTTGGAGCTCTTCAGCTCATTGGCGACGTCCTTGACGTCAGGGGCGTCGGCGGCGCTCGCAGGGGCCGCCGCGAATGCGGTGAGCCCTGCGGCGAGCAGGGCGGGCACTACCAAGCGGCGCAACATGATGGTTCCTTTCGCCTCCCTCACATGGGTCTGACGAACGACGGTCTTCGTTGGTTCCCCCGCCGGGGCGCCATACCCCAACACTAGGGGCGGCCCGCCGTCGTGGCGGGCCGCCCCATGGTGCGTCGCCGGAACCGGACGTTCCGGGAGTTCCGGCGCTACGGTGCGGTCACCGATGCCGGTTTCCGGCCAGCCGAATCGTCCTCTGCGGCGGAGGCGTCACGATCGGCGTCGGCGGCCAGCTCCGCCGCGCTGCGGAACTCCGGCGCCACGAACCCGCCCAGGCCGCGCGGCTCGTTGTACCGCTCCTCGTCGAGGATGCCCTCGCGCTTGGCCACCACCGCCGGGATGAGCGCCTGGCCGGCCACGTTGGTGGCGGTACGGCCCATGTCCAGGATCGGGTCGACGGCGAGCAGCAGCCCGACGCCCTCCAGCGGCAGACCCACGGTCGACAGGGTGAGCGTCAGCATGACGGTGGCGCCGGTGGTGCCCGCGGTGGCGGCGGAGCCGATCACCGAGACGAAGACGATCAGCAGGTAGTCGGTGATGCCCAGGTCGACCCCGAAGAACTGGGCGACGAAGATCGCCGCGATCGCCGGGTAGATGGCGGCGCAACCGTCCATCTTGGTGGTGGCGCCGAACGGCACGGCGAAGGAGGCGTAGTGCCGGGGCACGCCGAAGTTGGACTCGGCGACGCGCTGCGTCACGGGCATGGTGCCCATGGAGGAGCGCGAGACGAAGCCGAGCTGCACCGCGGGCCACACGCCGCTGAAGTACTTCACCACCGACAGCCCGTGCGCGCGGGCCAGCACCGGGTAGACGACGAACAGCACCAGCGCCAGACCGATGTAGATGGCCAGGGTGAACTTGCCGAGTGCGCCGATGGTGGTCCAGCCGTAGCTGTAGACGGCGTTGCCGAGCAGGCCGACCGTGCCCAGCGGCGCCAGCCGGATGACCCACCACAGCACCTTCAGCACGATGTCCAGCGCGGACTGCGTGAAGGCGAGGAACGGCTCGGCGGACTTGCCGACCTTGACGGCGGCCACGCCGATCGCGATGGCGATGACGATGAGCTGCAGCGCGTTGAAGGACAGGCTGGTACTGAGCACTCCGGCGTCGTCGGCGCTGGTGCTGGCGGTCAGGCCGAGGAAGTTGGTCGGGACCAGGCTCTCCAGGAACGCGAGCCAGGAGCCGTGGGTGCTCGGATCGGCCGCGGTCGACGGGTCGACGCCGCTGTTGAGGCCCGGCCGGATGAAGAGGCCCAGCCCGATACCGATCGCGACGGCGACCAGAGCGGTGATGGCGAACCAGAGCAGGGTCTGTCCGGCGAGTCGGGCGGCGTTGGAGACGTTGCGGAGGCTGGCGATCGAGGAGATGACCGCGAGGATGATCAGCGGCGGAACGATGGTGCGGAGGAGGGTGACGAACGTCGACCCGATGGTGTCGAGGGTGACGGCGAGCCAGTTCGGGTCGTCGGTGGTGCCGCCCATCTGGCGGGCGACGATGCCGAGCGCGATGCCGAGGACGAGGGCGAGCAGGACCTGCACGGCGAATGGGACACGCCGAAGTGCGGATAGCACTGGGAGACTCCAAGATCAGAGCGATGCCCGGGCGCTCGCGGGGATCGTGCGGCGTCCCGGTGGACGATGGCGCGCGGCCAGAGGCGCGCTGGGGGAAGGGTCGTTCTCAGGAACGACGACACGCTTGGCTGGCGACGCGGCACAGATCGATGTGCCGTCGCTCGGTGAGGCCCCAAATGTTCGTCACGAACGTGAACAATAGCCAGCACGGCCGCTTTATTCCCAATCGCCCTGGTATCAACCTGATCACCTGTGCGCGGATCATCGGATGTGCGCGGGGATGTGTAGCGGGGGAGACGTCCCTCACAGCGCAACACGGGAGGTCAGAAGGGGAGGATCTGGCACTGGCATCGACGCCTGAGTCGTCGTCGCCACCACCACCACCGACACCGTTCGCCGCGCGGGTGGGTGCCCGGCCGGGCCAGCAGCGGAGGCCAGCGCCTCGGTTCGGCCCCGGCCCCGCCCTGTCCTCCGTTGATCTCGGAGATATCGGGGTGAAAATCGGCGCTGATACCCCAATATCTCCGAGATCAACGGAGGACAGGGGACGGAAAGCGCTTTCTGTAGGTCGGGGCACCCGGTCGGGCCGGAACCGCTCCCCGGGATGATCATGGGATTCGTTCGGGCGAAACGGGCATCAGCGGATGCGAGCCCATGCTCATCTTCGAGGAGGGCTGCGGGGCGGGGACCGGTCGGTCCCCGCCCCGCGGAATGCCGTATCACGCCGCATCACGTTGCATCGTGAAGCGTCTGTGTGCGGTCAGGAGTCCTTGATCTCGCAGATGACGCCGCCGTTGGCGACGGTCTCGCCGGCGGTGACGGCCAGGCCGGTGACGGTGCCCGACTTGTGGGCGGTCAGCGGCTGCTCCATCTTCATCGCCTCGATGACCACGACCGTGTCGCCCTCGGCGACCTCCTGGCCGTCCTCGGCCACCAGCTTGATGACCGTGCCCTGCATCGGCGAGACCAGCGCATCCCCACTCGCCGCCGCAGCAGCCCGGCTGCCGCCGCCCCTGCCGCGTTTGGGAGCCTTCTTCGCACCCCGGCCCGCGCCCACCGGACCCAGGTCGGCGCCGAGTCCGGCGGGGAGGACGACCTCGACCCGCTTGCCCCCGACCTCCACGGTCACGGTGTCGCGCTCGGGGGCCTCGGCCTGCTCGGTCTCCCCGGTGTAGGGCTCGATGGGGGTGGTGAATTCGGTTTCGATCCACCGGGTGTGCACGCTGAACGGCGCATCGCCCTGGGGGGCGAAGGCGGGGTCCTCCACCACCGCGCGGTGGAAGGGCAGCACGGTGGGCATCCCCCCGACCTCGAACTCGCCCAGCGCGCGGCGGGAGCGCTCAAGGGCCTGGGCGCGGGTGGCGCCGGTCACGATCAGTTTGGCGACCATGGAGTCGAACGCCTGGGGGACGGTGAACCCGGCCTGGCAGCCGGTGTCCACCCGCACCCCGGGCCCGCCGGGCAGGTTCAGCGCGGTGATGGTGCCCGGGGCGGGCATGAAGCCGCGCCCGGCGTCCTCGGCGTTGATCCGGAACTCGAAGGAGTGGCCGCGGGCCGGGGGGTCGGTGTAGCCCAGCTCCTCGCCGTCGGCGATGCGGAACATCTCGCGGACCAGGTCGATGCCGGTGACCTCCTCGGTGACCGGGTGCTCGACCTGCAGGCGGGTGTTGACCTCCAGGAAGGAGACGGTGCCGTCGGCCCCGACCAGGAACTCGCACGTGCCCGCCCCCACATACCCGGCTTCGCGCAGGATGGCTTTGGAGGAGGTGTAGAGCAGCTCGGTCTGCTCCGGCGACAAGAACGGCGCGGGGGCCTCTTCGACGAGTTTCTGGTGGCGGCGCTGCAGGGAGCAGTCGCGGGTGGAGACCACCGCCACGTTGCCGTGGGCATCGGCCAGGCACTGGGTCTCCACGTGGCGGGGCCGGTCCAGGTAGCGCTCCACGAAGCACTCCCCGCGGCCGAAGGCGGTGGTGGCCTCGCGCACCGCCGACTCGAAGGCGTCGGGCACCTCGTCCAGGGTGCGGGCGACCTTGAGTCCGCGCCCGCCGCCGCCGAAGGCGGCCTTGATCGCGATCGGCAGCCCGTGGGTGCGGGCGAAGGCGAGGACCTCGTCGGCGTCGGCGACGGGGTCGGGGGTGCCGGCGACCAGGGGGGCGCCGACCTTCTGGGCGATGTGGCGGGCCTGGACCTTGTCGCCCAGGGCGGTGATGGCCGCGGGCGGGGGGCCGATCCAGGTGAGTCCGGCGTCGATGACGGCTTGGGCGAAGTCGGCGTTCTCGGCGAGGAACCCGTAGCCGGGGTGGAGGGCGTCGGCGCCGGTGCGTTGGGCGATGGTGAGGATTTTGGTGATGTCGAGGTAGCTGTCGGCGGGGGTGGTTCCGCCGAGGGCGTGGGCTTGGTCGGCGGTGGTGGTGTGCAGGGCGTCGAGGTCGGGTTCGGCGTAGACGGCGACGCTGGTGAGTCCGGCGTCTTTGCAGGCGCGGGCGATCCGCACCGCGATCTCGCCGCGGTTGGCGATCAGAACTTTACGCACGGTCGAATTTCCTCCTGCTACGGCGCCGGACCGGATGGGTGTCGCGCCTGGTCGTGAGAAGTCTAGGAAGTGTGCGGGGGATCCGCCCAGATCCGGCGAAGTCGGTTGTCTCCTACCCCGCGTGAGGTCGGTCGAGGTCAGGGGGTGCGGCGAGGGATCACCGGGGCCTCAGGCTGTTCCGCCAGGCGCCCGGTCCGGGGGCGAGGGGGTGGCGGACCAGCTGGGCGCGGTCGCTCCAGGCCGAACGCGTGCGGCCGCCGGAGGCCGCGGCCGCGCGCGGCGCGCGGGTGGCGCGTGCGCGGGCGGTCAGCACCGTCACCAGTGCGGCGACCTCCTCGTTGGACGGGTCGCCGCGGACCACCTGCAGGTAGGGGGCGGGGCTCCGCTGCTGATCGGCTGCGTTCGACATCTACCCTCTTCTCGTTCCCTACGTGATCTACCGTCCCCGGCGCGCCTCGGTCACAGGGGGATGTTCCCGTGCTTCTTCGGCGGCAGCTGCTGCCGCTTGTCGGCGAGGCTGCGCAGCGCCTTGGCGACCGACACCCGCGTCTCCGACGGCAGGATGACGCCGTCGACATACCCCCGTTCCGCGGCGGAGTAGGGGTTGAGCAGGGTGTCCTCGTACTCCTGGATGAGCTTGGCGCGCTCGGTCTCGACATCGTCCGAGGCGGCCAGGGCCCGGCGGTGCAGGATGTTGACCGCTCCCTGGGCACCCATGACCGCGATCTGCGCGGTGGGCCAGGCCAGGTTGATGTCGGCGCCCAGGTGCTTGGAACCCATGACGTCGTAGGCGCCGCCGTAAGCCTTGCGCGTGATGACGGTGATGAGTGGGACGGTGGCCTCGGCGTAGGCGTAGATCAGCTTGGCGCCGCGCCGGATGATGCCGTTCCACTCCTGGTCGGTACCGGGCAGGAAGCCGGGCACGTCCACGAAGGTGAGCACCGGGATGTTGAAGGCGTCGCAGGTACGGACGAACCGGGCGGCCTTCTCCGAGGCGTGGATGTCCAGGCAGCCGGCGAAGCTCATCGGCTGGTTGGCGACGACGCCGACGGGGCGGCCCTCGACCCGGCCGTAGCCCACGACGATGTTGGTGGCGAACTGGGCGTGCACCTCCAGGAACTCGCCGTCGTCCAGCACATGCTCGATCACCGTGTGGATGTCGTAGGGCTGGTTGGCGGAGTCCGGGATGAAGGTGTCGAGTTCGAGGTCGGAGTCGCTGATCTCGAACTCGGCGCCGCCGTCGGAATCGGGTGCCGGGACGGGCGGGTCCTCCAGGTTGTTCGACGGGAGATAGGACAGCAGCTCTTTGACGTAGTCGAGCGCGTCCTGCTCGTCGGTGCCCATGTAGTGGGCGACACCGGACCGGGTGTTGTGGGCCCGTGCGCCGCCCAGGTCCTCCATGGAGACGTCCTCGCCGGTGACGGTCTTAATGACGTCGGGGCCGGTGATGAACATCTGCGAGGTCCGGTCGACCATGACGATGAAGTCGGTCAGTGCGGGGGAGTAGACGTGCCCGCCGGCGGCGGCTCCCATGATCAGCGAGATCTGCGGGATGACACCGGAGGCGTGCACGTTGCGCTTGAAGATCTCGGCGTAGAGGCCGAGCGCGACCACACCCTCCTGGATGCGGGCGCCGCCGCCCTCGTTGATGCCGACGACGGGGCACCCGGTCTTCAGGGCGTGGTCGAGGACCTTGACGATCTTCTCCCCGTAGACCTCACCGAGGGATCCGCCGAACACCGTGACGTCCTGGCTGAAGACGGCGATCGGGCGGCCGTCCACGGTGCCGTATCCGGTGACGACGCCGTCGCCGTAGGGGCGGTTCTTCTCCAGGCCGAACTGGGTGGAGCGGTGTCTGGCCAGGGCGTCGAACTCCACGAAGGACCCGGGGTCGAGCAGGGCGTCGATGCGCTCGCGCGCGGTCATCTTGCCCTTAGCGTGCTGTTTCTCGATCGCTCGCTCGGAACCGGCGTGCACGGCCTCGTACCGGCGGCGCTGCAGGTCGGCGAGCTTGCCCGCAGTGGTGCGGATGTCGATGTCGGCCGCGGGCAGCGGTTCAGGGGCTTCGGTCGCCATAACGCCTCACCATAGTCCCGGCGCTGGTCTCCGCAGGAACGTGACCCCGGTTACCCAAGGGTAAGTGGGGTTGCGCACACCCCGCCCCATTCCCCGTCCCACTCCTCCGCTGCGGAATCCCGGCTCGGAACGGAGATCTCGGGCGGTTCGCGCGCGGGTCGCGAGGCTCCGGCGCGCCTGCGGCCTTCCCCATTCCTTGCCTATCCTTTCCGATTCCTTGCCCGCCGTCGAACGGGTGGTCGTCCACGTGCCGTTGAGCCACCCAACCCGACGCGGGCCAGGGAGGGCCACCCCACCCGGCCCCTGAATCGGCCGTCGGCCCCCGATCGTGCGTTCGCACCCGGTCGGGCCTGGGGCGCCGGTCACGCTTCCGCCGAGCTCACCGCCTCTGCGAAGCTGGGGATAGGTGACCCCCGCCGCTCAATGGTTCAGACCAATCTGGGTAGGGTTTCGCACATGACTGCGGTAAGCGCGGAGCGCGACAGTGCTCGCCAGGAGATGCCCGACCAGCTGCGCGGCGACGTCCGCCTGCTGGGCGAGATGCTCGGTACCGTCCTCGCGGAGAGCGGCGGAGAAGACCTGCTGGCCGACGTCGAGCGGCTGCGCCGGGCCGTCATCGGCGCCCGGGACGGTTCGGTCACCGGTGAGGAGATCACCCGGCTGGTGGCCTCGTGGCCGCTGGAGCGGGCCAAGCAGGTGGCGCGGGCGTTCACCGTCTACTTCCACCTGGCAAATCTCGCCGAAGAACACCAGCGCATGCGCGCCCTGCGCGAGCGCGACGACGCCGACAACCCGCCCCGCGAGTCGCTGGCAGCGGCCGTCCACGGGGTCCGGGAGGACTCCGGCGAGGAACGGCTGCGCGAGTTCGTCGAGGGTATGGAGTTCCACCCGGTGCTGACCGCGCACCCCACCGAGGCGCGGCGGCGCGCGGTCTCCACGGCGATCCTGCGCATCAGCGGGCACCTGGAGGAGCTGCACGCGGCGCACCCGGGCAGCTCGGCCGAGGCCGAGGCGCACCGGCACCTGCTGGAGGAGGTCGACCTGCTCTGGCGCACCTCCCAGTTGCGCTACACCAAGCTCGACCCGCTGGACGAGGTCCGCACCGCCATGGCCGCCTTCGAGGAGTCGATCTTCCGAGTCGTTCCGGAGGTGTACCGCGCGCTGGACACCGCCATCGACCCGGCCGACAGCGGACGCAGGCCCACCAAGGCCAAGGCGTTCGTGCGCTACGGCAGCTGGATCGGCGGCGACCGCGACGGCAACCCGTTCGTCACCCACGAGATCACCCGCGAGGCGATCTCCATCCAGTCCGAGTACGTGCTGCGGGCCCTGGAGAACACGTGCGGCCGCATCGGGCGGACGCTGACGGTGTACGGCAACCTCACCCCGCCGTCGGCGGAGCTGAGCGACCTGATCGCGACCGCCCAGGCCGGGTACCCGCGGGTGATGGGCGGGATCGCGAAGCGGTCGCCGAACGAGCCGCACCGCCAGCTGCTGCTGTTCGCCACCGAACGGCTGCGCGCCACCCGCGAGCGCGACGCCGACCTCGCCTACCGCGGCCCGGAGGAGTTCCTGTCCGACCTGCGCGCGGTCCAGCGGTCGCTGGCCGCCGCCGGGGCCGACCGGCAGGCCAACGGCGAGCTGCAGCACCTCATCTGGCAGGCGGAGACCTTCGGGTTCCACCTGGCCGAGCTGGAGATCCGGCAGCACAGCGCCGTGCACGCCCAAGCGCTGGCCGAGGTCCGCGCCGGGGGTGAGCTGTCGGAGAAGACCCAGGAGGTGCTGGCGACGCTGCGGGTCGTCTCCTGGATCCAGGACCGGTTCGGCGTGGACGCCTGCCGCCGCTACATCGTGAGCTTCACCCAGTCGGCGGACGACATCGCCGCCGTCCACGAGCTGGCCGAACACGCCCTCCCCGCGGGTCGCGTGCCGGTGCTCGACGTGATCCCGCTGTTCGAGACCGGCGCCGACCTCGCGGCGTCGCCGACCGTGCTCGACGGCATGCTGGAGCTGCCTGCGGTGCGGCGGAGGCTCGACGAGTCCGGCCGTCGGCTGGAGGTCATGCTCGGTTACAGCGACTCCGCCAAGGACGTCGGTCCGGTCAGCGCGACCCTGCGGCTGTACGACGCCCAGGCCGAGCTGGTCGCGTGGGCCGAGCGCAACGACATCAAGCTGACCCTGTTCCACGGGCGCGGGGGATCTCTGGGCCGCGGCGGCGGACCGGCCAGCCGGGCGCTGCTCGCCCAGGCGCCGGGCTCGGTGGCGGGGCGGTTCAAGGTGACCGAGCAGGGCGAGGTCATCTTCGCCCGCTACGGGCAGCGCGCCATCGCCCGTCGGCACATCGAGCAGGTGGGCCACGCGGTGCTGATGGCGTCCACGCGGACGGTGCAGGAGCGCGCCACCACGGCTGCGGCGAAGTACCGGGAGGTGGCCGACGGCATCGCGGGCGCCGCGCACGACGCCTACCGGCGGCTCATCGACAGCGACGGCTTCGCGGAGTGGTTCTCCCGGGTCAGCCCGCTGGAGGAGCTCGGTGAGCTGCGGCTGGGGTCGCGCCCCGCACGCCGCGGCGCCGCCCGCGGGCTGGAGGACCTGCGCGCGATCCCGTGGGTGTTCGCCTGGACGCAGACCCGCGTCAACCTGCCCGGCTGGTTCGGCCTGGGCACCGGCCTGGCCTCGGTCGACGACCTGGACACGCTGCGTGGCGCCTACACGGAGTGGCCGCTGTTCTCCTCGCTGCTCGACAACGCCGAGATGAGCCTGGCCAAGACCGACCGGACGATCGCCGAGCGCTACCTGGCGCTGGGCGGCCGTCCGGAGCTCACCGAGCTGGTCCTCGCCGAGTACGACCGTACGCGTGAGCGTGTGCTCGCGGTGACCGGACACAAGCGGCTGCTGGAGAACCGCCGGGTCCTGTCCCGCGCGGTCGACCTGCGCAATCCTTACGTGGACGCCCTGTCCCACCTGCAGCTGCGGGCGTTGGAGGCGCTGCGCGGCCCGGAGGCGGAGTCGCTGGGCGAGGAGGACCACCGCCACCTGGAGCGGCTGCTCCTGCTATCGGTCAACGGCGTGGCCGCCGGCCTGCAGAACACCGGCTGACACCCCTCGCCCCGACCCCTCCGCTCTCCGTCGGTCTCGGAGGCTCTCCGTCGGTCTCGGAGGCCGGCGGAGGCGTGGGTGCGGCCGGGGTCGGGAGACCGGGCGCTCGCCGTGTGCGGATATAGATTGGGCGCATGACCGGCGACTCTCCCTACACCGATCTCGACCGCCCTCCCCTGCGGGAGGCCGCGCTGCAGCGGGTCCTCGTCCGGCCCGGCGGGCTGTGGACCGGGATCGAGGTCGCCCCCGAGACGGGGTCGACCAACACCGAGTTGGTGTCGCGCGCGCGGGAGGGCGCGCCAGAGGGGACGGTGCTGGTCACCGAGCACCAGACGGCGGGCCGCGGGCGGCTGGACCGGACGTTCGAGACCCCGGCCCGCGCCGCCCTGACATTCTCGGTGCTGGTGCGCCCGGACGTCCCGGCGGAACGCCTGGGCTGGCTGCCGCTGCTCATGGGGGTGGCGGCGGTGCACGCGGTCCGGCGCGTCGGCGAGCTGCCGGCCTCGTTGAAGTGGCCGAACGACGTGCTGTCCGGGGGTGTCGACGCCGAGGGCACACAGCGCAAGCTGGCCGGGATCCTCTCCGAGGCCGCGTTCCCCGCCGAGGGGGCGGCCGCCCGGGGGCGGTCGGCGGTGGTCATCGGGATGGGGCTCAACGTCCTGCAGCGGCGCGACGAGCTGCCGGTCGACACGGCGACGTCGCTCGCGGCCGAGGGCGCCCCCGTCACCGACCGCGACCCGCTGCTGCGGGCGGTCCTGCGCGGGTTCGCCGAGCTGTACACGGCGTGGGTGCGGCACGGTGGCGATGCGGAGGCGAGCGGGCTCGCCGAGGAGTACCGGAAGCGATGCGGCACGGTCGGGCGGCTGGTCCGGGTCCACCTTCCGGGCGGCCGGGCGGCCGAGGGCCGGGCGACCGGGGTGGACGCCGAGGGGCGGCTGCTGGTCCGCACGGGTGCCGGGGGCGAGGAGGCGCTGAGCGCCGGGGACGTCGTCCACGTCCGCCCGGTGGTGCCCTAGCCGGGATGCGCCCACCCGCGGCGAAGCACTGAGCGGGCGGCGTCCCGCGGGCCTCCGTGAGCGCTGTGAGGTGCGGGAAGCCCGGTGGGAGCCCAGGGGAACGGGAGGTCATGAGTCGGCCAAGGGCGCGCCAATTCCGCGCCATTCCCCTCCGCCAGAAAATCGGGTAAAGCGGACATTATCCGGTGTCGGCCCGGGATGTCCCCGGCGCGCGCACCCGGGTCCTATGCAAGGATCACTCCCATGGCTATCGCGGACCGCTACCTCGCCGAGGGCGAGGAGCTGGTGTACGTCACCCGCCAACACTGGACGACGGTGCTGGCGGAGTTCATCGCGTTGATCGTCGTCATCGCCGTCGCCGCGGGGCTGGTCTGGTTCATGCCCGCGGGCGAGGAATGGACCCAGTGGGCGACCTACGCGGTCATCCTCGTCGCCGTCATCGCCGCGGTCGTGTTCTGGCTGATCCCCACCCTCAAGTGGTGGACCACCGCCTACATCCTGACCAACCGGCGGCTGATGTACCGGTACGGCATGCTCTCCAAACACGGCCGCGACATGCCGCTGACCCGCGTCAACGACGTCACCTTCAGCATCTCGCTGTGGGAGCGCATCATGCGCTACGGCAACCTGTCCGTACAGTCGGCCTCCGAGCAGGAGGGTATGGAACTGCGTAAGGTGCCGCGTGTGGAGTGGCTGCAAAGCGAGATCTACCGGCAGGTCGAGGAGGCCAACCGGCGCTCGACCCCGCCGCCCGAGCCGCCGGACCACCACGGCCGGTGACGCTTCACCGATGACGTCCTCCGATCCTCCGTTGATCTCGGGGGTATCGACCGAGCACCGGCGAGAATTCGGTCGATACCCCCGAGATCAACGGAGGGCGGTGAAACGGAAGCCACCCCGCCGGTGCGCCGCCCCGCCCCCGCTGCGCATGCGGTTTCTTGACGAGTGTGGCTTCCGCGTACTAAACCGACAGTCACACGCACGTGACAGTGCCTTCCAACCGGCCGGTAGAAGGAAATCCCCCGCGCCGTCGCACCGGCCTCGAACACGAGAGAACGTATGCCGTCGCGCCCCGACCCCACGGAGATCGAAGCCGCCCTGCTCGGAGGAGAGGCACGGTACACCCGTGCCGAGGCGGTGCGGCTCGCGGGAGCCTCACCGGAGTTCTCCGGCCGCGTCTGGCGGGCGCTGGGCTTCGCCACTCGCGACGAGGACGCCATCGCCTTCACCGACAGCGATGTCGAGGCGCTACGCGTCGCCACGCGGCTGCTGGAGAGCGGCATCGTCGACGACGATGCCGCCATCAGGCTGGCCCGCGCCATGGGGCAGACCATGACCCGGCTCGCCGAATGGCAGACCAGCATCCTCAGCACCATGTCCCGCGGGCCTGAAGGTGAGGTCGGCGAGGACCGGCTGGACAGCCTCGTCGGCATCGCCGAGGGGGTGCTTCCCGATGTGGAGGTGCTGCTGCTGCACATCTGGCGGCGCCAGCTGGCGGCCTCGGCCGCGCGCCGGATCGCCTTCATGGAGAGTACGGAGAGCGC
This window contains:
- a CDS encoding chemotaxis protein CheA — its product is MLRRLVVPALLAAGLTAFAAAPASAADAPDVKDVANELKSSNIYVDPATDTISDTESELISQQAENAETPVYVVVLEDGTVNSRTEAGGYMGQVQQEVGDGTYLLMDGRDLVADSTVLSDSAVNAARDAATQQGTQVDAANAFIQKADSEAGAAEAGAMFGMVLLGLLVAAVVGGGFFMYSVKKKREAQKAKELAEIKQMATEDVVCLGEDIARLEIDLGKVDDPTRADYTHAMDSYDRAKNTLDTIQRPEEIQHVTKALEDGRYYMTATRARLNGEPVPERRGPCFFNPQHGPSQQDVLWAPPGGSPRTVTACANCAQAVLAGFDPDVRMVEVDGQRRPYYDAGPAYAPYAGGYHGSDMMMGMFTGMMMGSMMGSMMGGGFGAPPADVGAGDAGGGMDGDFGDGEGWGDFGGGGFDGGDFGGFGDF
- a CDS encoding cation:dicarboxylate symporter family transporter — its product is MLSALRRVPFAVQVLLALVLGIALGIVARQMGGTTDDPNWLAVTLDTIGSTFVTLLRTIVPPLIILAVISSIASLRNVSNAARLAGQTLLWFAITALVAVAIGIGLGLFIRPGLNSGVDPSTAADPSTHGSWLAFLESLVPTNFLGLTASTSADDAGVLSTSLSFNALQLIVIAIAIGVAAVKVGKSAEPFLAFTQSALDIVLKVLWWVIRLAPLGTVGLLGNAVYSYGWTTIGALGKFTLAIYIGLALVLFVVYPVLARAHGLSVVKYFSGVWPAVQLGFVSRSSMGTMPVTQRVAESNFGVPRHYASFAVPFGATTKMDGCAAIYPAIAAIFVAQFFGVDLGITDYLLIVFVSVIGSAATAGTTGATVMLTLTLSTVGLPLEGVGLLLAVDPILDMGRTATNVAGQALIPAVVAKREGILDEERYNEPRGLGGFVAPEFRSAAELAADADRDASAAEDDSAGRKPASVTAP
- a CDS encoding putative leader peptide; translation: MIRAQVIRLIPGRLGIKRPCWLLFTFVTNIWGLTERRHIDLCRVASQACRRS
- a CDS encoding ATP-binding protein yields the protein MRKVLIANRGEIAVRIARACKDAGLTSVAVYAEPDLDALHTTTADQAHALGGTTPADSYLDITKILTIAQRTGADALHPGYGFLAENADFAQAVIDAGLTWIGPPPAAITALGDKVQARHIAQKVGAPLVAGTPDPVADADEVLAFARTHGLPIAIKAAFGGGGRGLKVARTLDEVPDAFESAVREATTAFGRGECFVERYLDRPRHVETQCLADAHGNVAVVSTRDCSLQRRHQKLVEEAPAPFLSPEQTELLYTSSKAILREAGYVGAGTCEFLVGADGTVSFLEVNTRLQVEHPVTEEVTGIDLVREMFRIADGEELGYTDPPARGHSFEFRINAEDAGRGFMPAPGTITALNLPGGPGVRVDTGCQAGFTVPQAFDSMVAKLIVTGATRAQALERSRRALGEFEVGGMPTVLPFHRAVVEDPAFAPQGDAPFSVHTRWIETEFTTPIEPYTGETEQAEAPERDTVTVEVGGKRVEVVLPAGLGADLGPVGAGRGAKKAPKRGRGGGSRAAAAASGDALVSPMQGTVIKLVAEDGQEVAEGDTVVVIEAMKMEQPLTAHKSGTVTGLAVTAGETVANGGVICEIKDS
- a CDS encoding acyl-CoA carboxylase subunit epsilon, with amino-acid sequence MSNAADQQRSPAPYLQVVRGDPSNEEVAALVTVLTARARATRAPRAAAASGGRTRSAWSDRAQLVRHPLAPGPGAWRNSLRPR
- a CDS encoding acyl-CoA carboxylase subunit beta yields the protein MATEAPEPLPAADIDIRTTAGKLADLQRRRYEAVHAGSERAIEKQHAKGKMTARERIDALLDPGSFVEFDALARHRSTQFGLEKNRPYGDGVVTGYGTVDGRPIAVFSQDVTVFGGSLGEVYGEKIVKVLDHALKTGCPVVGINEGGGARIQEGVVALGLYAEIFKRNVHASGVIPQISLIMGAAAGGHVYSPALTDFIVMVDRTSQMFITGPDVIKTVTGEDVSMEDLGGARAHNTRSGVAHYMGTDEQDALDYVKELLSYLPSNNLEDPPVPAPDSDGGAEFEISDSDLELDTFIPDSANQPYDIHTVIEHVLDDGEFLEVHAQFATNIVVGYGRVEGRPVGVVANQPMSFAGCLDIHASEKAARFVRTCDAFNIPVLTFVDVPGFLPGTDQEWNGIIRRGAKLIYAYAEATVPLITVITRKAYGGAYDVMGSKHLGADINLAWPTAQIAVMGAQGAVNILHRRALAASDDVETERAKLIQEYEDTLLNPYSAAERGYVDGVILPSETRVSVAKALRSLADKRQQLPPKKHGNIPL
- a CDS encoding phosphoenolpyruvate carboxylase — encoded protein: MPDQLRGDVRLLGEMLGTVLAESGGEDLLADVERLRRAVIGARDGSVTGEEITRLVASWPLERAKQVARAFTVYFHLANLAEEHQRMRALRERDDADNPPRESLAAAVHGVREDSGEERLREFVEGMEFHPVLTAHPTEARRRAVSTAILRISGHLEELHAAHPGSSAEAEAHRHLLEEVDLLWRTSQLRYTKLDPLDEVRTAMAAFEESIFRVVPEVYRALDTAIDPADSGRRPTKAKAFVRYGSWIGGDRDGNPFVTHEITREAISIQSEYVLRALENTCGRIGRTLTVYGNLTPPSAELSDLIATAQAGYPRVMGGIAKRSPNEPHRQLLLFATERLRATRERDADLAYRGPEEFLSDLRAVQRSLAAAGADRQANGELQHLIWQAETFGFHLAELEIRQHSAVHAQALAEVRAGGELSEKTQEVLATLRVVSWIQDRFGVDACRRYIVSFTQSADDIAAVHELAEHALPAGRVPVLDVIPLFETGADLAASPTVLDGMLELPAVRRRLDESGRRLEVMLGYSDSAKDVGPVSATLRLYDAQAELVAWAERNDIKLTLFHGRGGSLGRGGGPASRALLAQAPGSVAGRFKVTEQGEVIFARYGQRAIARRHIEQVGHAVLMASTRTVQERATTAAAKYREVADGIAGAAHDAYRRLIDSDGFAEWFSRVSPLEELGELRLGSRPARRGAARGLEDLRAIPWVFAWTQTRVNLPGWFGLGTGLASVDDLDTLRGAYTEWPLFSSLLDNAEMSLAKTDRTIAERYLALGGRPELTELVLAEYDRTRERVLAVTGHKRLLENRRVLSRAVDLRNPYVDALSHLQLRALEALRGPEAESLGEEDHRHLERLLLLSVNGVAAGLQNTG